TCAGATCCATTTTTCATCCTCTAACTTTTCTAAGCTCACCAGCAAGTGATCTAACTGGTTTTTTCGTTAAAGCTTTTAATGATTCAATTATGATCCAAAAAAGCATTATTTTAATTTCTATTAAAAAAGAGCCGTCTAAACGTTCTTTATAAAAATCAGGTTTCACATTCAGGTACACGTTAGGGAAGACATTTATAATTGAAGATATTCCCCATAAATAACCACCTACAACTGCTGTGTCTGCTGCGCTATGCATCCCAATGGTAGAATCAACTGAAATTTTATTAACAGAAACTGATTTTAAAAACGCCCTGAATATATTAAGAAGGTAGGGTAAAGATTCTATAGAAAGTG
This sequence is a window from Methanobacterium sp.. Protein-coding genes within it:
- a CDS encoding DUF2953 domain-containing protein; the encoded protein is MAYIEVSIIILIIVLIIMGIMVVPFQISLQLYRKGSVNEGYFKLSWLKIRLIHQKIPSDKMKEKPREEKEQKIDYKRIPHIISLSIESLPYLLNIFRAFLKSVSVNKISVDSTIGMHSAADTAVVGGYLWGISSIINVFPNVYLNVKPDFYKERLDGSFLIEIKIMLFWIIIESLKALTKKPVRSLAGELRKVRG